Genomic DNA from Equus quagga isolate Etosha38 chromosome 10, UCLA_HA_Equagga_1.0, whole genome shotgun sequence:
ACTCCAAATCCATATACTTAATTGGCTTCTGGATATGTATACTTGGATATCTCATGAGAACCTTAAGCTCAACATGACCCACATTGAACTCATCAACTTCTACTACCCCCATTCTCAAAGCTGCAACTTCTCCTGTGTCCTCTGTCTCCATGAACAGGACCAATAGCCACTCAGTTGTCCAAACCAGAATTCTGAGCTACCATtgacttttccctttccttcactCTAAGAAACAATCAAGAATCATGTCAATTCAAcctctttaatatttcttaaaattcatccatttatctcCATCCTCAATACCTCAATTTCAGTAaccatcttctctcttctctctaagTGATCTCCTCACCAACAGACTTAGCTCCCTTCTAATCCATTCTTTCCAATCATTGTTAGAATGATGGTTCTCTTCTCAAACACTGTGCTTAGTGTTAATATAGCCCACTTCACACTATCTTGTAATTACTTGTATTTCCTACATGAAAATAAGTTACAGGAGTGCAGGGATTTTTATCTTGGTTATTTTGGGATCTACAGCATTAAGCATGATGTCTGGCATATAGGAatactccataaatgtttgttgaataaatgaatgattggaCTGAACTTCAGCCTGATAGTCAGAGgtagctcaataaaaaaagtgagtgggggggccagcccggtggttcagcagttaagtgcacacgttccgctttggtggcccggggttcaccagttcagatctcgggtgcggacatggcactgcttggcaagccatgctgtggtaggtatcccacatataaagtagaggaaggtgggcaccgatcttagctcagggccagtcttcctcagcaaaaagaggaggattggcagcagatgttagctcagggctaatcttcctaaaaaaaaaaaaaaaaaagattgagggaCTATtcaaaatcttaattttatttaaaaaaattcctacatATTTATACCCCACAATGATTTAATCCCTACAACATTTAAGAACTACCAGAAGGTTGCAAAGTGCCTCCTTACCATTTAATAAAGAGAATACTTGTTCCGTATCTAGAGCTATCCCATTTTCCCTACCTTCTCTAAATACTTCTCTCTGTGCTTAATAATGCTGCAGTCTTCTTGATTTAAATTTGATAGCATATTtgatgtgaaggagaaataaatgattaaagtCATTTGGTAATATTTGTACAATGAAGCTCATGCATCCCCATGGTGACACTATGTTGTCAGAATATGATGGAAATGGTGATGTCATAAACCCCTAGAACAGACTGAACCACATGAAATACAGTAGTTTCCTTggcagaagaaacatttgaatGAAGCTCTGGAcatgaatctttttatttttgtcttactgTTGTCCATTTGGACAAATAGTTGTTTAAATACAAACCAAAGTGATGGATCTTCTACGACAGGTATGTGCCTAACCTTAAGACTCAGAAATTATGATCTATTACATTATGCATTCAAGCACTTAATTAAACAAGCTAGTTGTATTTAAGATATCTGTTTCTTGGATGTTACCATTAGTAGGTCTTCAAGAATTTCTAGGACAACATCTGAGAGTTTTACTTGTGTGAAAAATCCAAGCAACATAGAAGCATAACAAGTGTAGACATATTGTCCccattctttccccttcctcatcCAATCTACCAACCCCCACACCCAACCAAACTAGATAATACTATGTGAACAAATCTGGCATGATACTCAAAACATAGTAGGTTTCAACGAAGGATTTTTCTTGTCCTATCCCCTTTTCTActatacacattcacacacacatattaacACTCAagtgcattcacacacacaagaCATCCACACACTTAAAAACCTAGGTAATGGGGTGAGCAAGCCACGATGCAGTGGTAACCCAGGGAATTATACTGATTAGCCAGAGATGCCTCCGAGATTTGGCTTCTAGATTGTGGCTGGGGACAtgacagagggaagaaaatgacaGCAGAACACTCATCATGCTTAAACAGAATCATTGATGAAGAGACTTGATTTTGACCTATAGTGGCAAACCACTAtcaaaatgtaagaaaattcGGTTACCTAACATATTTTCTGGTGATACAATCTCTTTGACAGGAGCTAAGCACCCTGAATCAACGGAGACCAAAATGGACAACTTTAGGAAACATCTACTCATTATCACAATTAGTGTTACGATCATAACTTATGCCTTTACCTGTATTTGTTTTATCTATTACTATTTTACGAACGACAATGCCCCTAAAGCAGGAAGGTAAGTTTTACACCTTTGAATTAAGAATGCGaggtgtgtatacgtgtgtgtgtgtacatacagtGGAGGTTTCAATGCTGTTGTAGTTACTTAATGTTAACTTTAGACTGCTAAAGAGCTACTAACAATTGTCAGTGGATACCTTCACTTAAATGATATCAGCTCTTAAATATTCTCAAGTATCAACTTTAGCCAAAGCTGTCTCTTATTCAGGGTTCAGCTGAGCCCTAGGCTATTAATTTCATATAAATCGAGTCTAGGGAAAGAGAGCATGACTATCTGAATAAGATTGCGAGAatgaagaaggggagagagaaagagttgggTCCCTGCATTCCAGAGACAATGAAACATTTTGGATATGTACCATTTTAAGATGTAATATCATGAAAAATTATTCACTGTCGTTGTTTTCATGATCTCAGTCCCTGTCTTTCATACAGCAGGATCAGGCTGGTCCTGATATAGTGGTTCCCAAAAATTTCCTAATCCAAGGACTGGTGACCAAAATATACCAGTGCTCCAGTCCTTTAGTTTTAGAGGGATATTGTGAATATAAATATGCGTGGATAGATAACTTAATGGTGTAAATATGATAGGAAAATAATGACTGTGtctaaaaagtttattttctcttgtgaCAAGTTGTGATATTTATGTATCAGTTGTATATCAACTtgtgactttttaataaaaactttaacttctgggggctggcccagtggcatagtggttgagtttgcacactccacttcggcggctcagggttcgccggttcagatcgcGGGTGCAGACccacgcaccgcttatcaagccatgctgtggcatgtgtcccacatataaaatagaggaagatgggcacagatgttagctcagggccagtcttcctcagcaaaaaagaggaggattggtgacggatgttagctcagggctaatcttcctcaaaaaaacccaaaaaagtttaatttctggaataaatgaaattctctctccctctctctcaacaGTAAATTTGAAATCACTTTGTGTCATTTCACATGTAGACTATATGGCTATCTAATGTAGTTGAAACAGTAAAATACTCTTaagaaaaagcattcaatatAAGTTCATACCTGTATCCTGAGTCATGGCTTTTACCACACTCCAATGCCTACTGTGTTCAATTTTCCTACTACAGCCAAAAAAAGACCAAAAGGCTAAACTGACACAGTAGCCTGTGTTTTCTGGTGATAGCAACAGTACTCTTTTACCTCAAATTTTCATACTTcaaattttctatgttttcagGGTCAAGAAAAAAGGTGTAGCAGCCAAGTCATCTAGGTCATCCAAAATATCATTCCGTGAATCCAAGACAGCCAGTCCATGCAGCGCAGAAAAACAACCCATGCTACCCAGTACAGAAAACTTATCTGGGCCCTCAAGTCTAAAAAAGTCATCCATGCTATCCAGTGCAGAAAAGCCAATCAGGACCTCGAGTCCAGAAAGGTCATCCATGTCATCTAGTGCAGAAACGTTAATCAGGCCATCAAGTCGACGAAAGTCATCTAAGTCATCAAGTACAGGACACATATTCACGCCACCTCCCCTGAAAAAGTCATGTAGAACATGCCATCCAGAAAAGTCACATAAGCTAGCTCACGCCCATAAGCTAGTCAGTCAAGTCGGTTCATCCTATCCAAATAAGGCAGTCAGGCCACCTTTTCCAGCCAGTCTACAATGCACAGTCAGGCCAGCCAAGCCACCTTGTCTATCCCGTCCacaaaatgaaatcttgccacccAAGCCATTCGGTTTACAGAAAGTGACCAAGTGTCCCAGATATCCTAATCTAAAAAGGTCAGGTAGTACAGGTAGAGCAGACATATTATCTAGGCCTCAACTAGTCAAGCCTTTTCAATGGTATAAGGAAAAACGCCTTGTTTGTGGAACTTTTTCTGAGCCTTTGGTCAATGATATTTCTGAGGCAAAGGAGAAAATTGCTCAAAATACACCTTTTCCAAGAGAAGTGAAGCCTTTTTCCAAGTCCTTTCATAAGGTAGATTCCAGGGACAATGCATTCTGTGACAGTGTGAGTGACAGTGATAGGATGACGGATGACAGAGATGACAGTGAGAGGGAGATAACCATTATTTGCAACACAGCACAATGAAGTCATCTCTAAAGGCACCCAAAATAATTAAGggctcaataaaaataaaaaccacctgTGAAGAAGCAAACTTATACCAACTATTTTATGCTCACCATCCTTTAAGACAATGATAGAAGGAAAATCCACTTGCGATCACTATTGAGATTAGTCCTATCCATCTTGGAGgcaatttatttgaaaaacagtaaTTAAATGCATGACATAACAAAtgattttattgtaattattatggCATTTTAGAGGCATAAGACTCTTTTGATGTATCTTACTTAGTTCCGATCACTTGGACAGGAACCataaacacatgtgcacacacaaatcTAGAAAGGATTGCAATATGGGTACCGTGGACTCCTCCTTCCCTTGGATCAGCCTTCAATTGAAGTCCCAAtccaattaaatttattttttaatgtttacatacAATCCTCACTGTTTAAGACTGTCTTTCTGTAGTACCCAGTGCTAGGTGGAAATGGCTCTGTGTGCTTGGTTCTGGCTGAGTTGGAGAAACTCCTGATAGTCATTTCTAACACCACTGCCTCCTACGATTGCTACCTAAAGTGAGGGTCCAGTCTCTAGCACCCACACCTGGAGCTCCATGATATTAGTCTAAGTGTTCTAGTCTTCGTAACTCTCAACAAGGCTTTTCGTTCTTTTTGTTACCCTTCAAAATGGTAAAAGAGTTTGCCCTGTTGTCCATTCTCAAAATGTCCCAGTTGGAGGTCGGATCATCTACTCATTTTCCCCACATGGTACATCCCTACTCTGAATCGGCGGGGTGGGAGGCCACGGGAGAACCCTGGAGTTATATGTTCTAACTTCCCCACTGAAGAGACATTGCCTTTGCTTGCTTCTAAGGACATGGTTGAGAAAAGCAGGCAAAGTCCTGGATTCCCAGACTATATTCTAGTACAGTGAGGGTAGTCCCCTATAACATCTAGCAGGCATAAGTTAAATGTGAATAGCTAGCGTGTATTGAATGTGTACTGTTTGTCAGGCATTGTACTAGTCCCTTTATGTCTTACAGGTCCAAAGGCCACCAAGTTTGTTGATTCACTAAAAGGACTCACAAGACTCAATAGCAGGTTATACTCGGGGCTAAAGTTTATTAGAGCAAAAATATACAGACCAAGAGCAACAGGAAAAAGATATGTATCAGGAGGAAACCAGATAGGTCAGGCACACACTTTCGAGTACTTCTCCACCTAGGGCCACCCAGGACATGATTTCTTTCTAGCAACAAACTAGAGGGGCATGTGCAGAATGTCTCTACCCACAGAAGCCTGTTCAAGTCTCTGGGTCTGAGGCTTTTATTGAGAACTTGTCACATAGCTCTATCATGCTACATGACCAGCCATGGCACCTGAAACTCGGGATGTGAACAATGAAAACAGATATACATCATCAATGTTGATGTTTGCGCAAAGCAATCCTGATAAGCTGATATGGCATGGTCCATCGCTCCAGGTGTACAAAACATAACCACCAACTATTTTCATAGGAACATTCTGAGGGCCACATTCCCAGGGGTGGGCCAATGGCCAATCACGGTTCCAAGTTCCCTTGAAGACACACAAGGACTAAACAATCAGACCTGCTGTGTTAACCCTTTCCTCACACTTCACATAATCTATATAATCCCCAACAGTCCCTCATTATACGGAGGGTTATATGAGTTAACTGAGGCTCTGTAACATACAGTAAGATCACACTAGTAATTGCTTGAATCGAGATATGAATCCATGATTGGCTTATGCTCAACTTTCATTATCCTGTACTGCCTTCTTTCTACCAGCTTCTAAAGTGCTTCTTTATTCACAGACCATTCAATCCATTGATATGAACAAAATCCCTACTTAACTTTTAATCAGTCTGTGCCATTCTCTCAACCTACCAGGGGCATATAAAGATATCAGATGTTCATTCAGATCTGACTCCTTCAGGGCCTCTGCCTCTATTGGTGGTCCCCTAGTGGGGTCTGTACCCCTAAGGTCATCATAAAATTCACAGATGGCCCCAAGTAGCTGCTTaagtataaaacttttaaaagatgttatatgcatttaaaaagcaTTGTGGGAGCTACAGACTTGATTTCTTATTGGTATTACCCTTATTTAAAAGACAACCTGTAAAGGGAATTATTCTGGGTTAGAAAAGCctggtctttttaaaattaacaaatagaagcaaaagtcctaatcaaatttttaaagatttttttttatttttcctttttctcccaaagcccccctgtacatagttgtgcaccttcagttgtgggtccttctagttgtggcatatgggatgccacctcagtatggcctaatgagcggtgccatgtctgtgcccaggattcaagccggcgaaaccctgggctgccgaagcagagcgcgggaacttaatcactcggccacggggccggccccccaatcaaatttttaaactgtttacTATGAAAAAACTACGAACATATACAAAGGTAGAGCAAGTAGTGCAATGAATGCTCATAAGAGCCTTGCTCAGATTCAACAATTATCACTACATGGgcaatcttgtttcatttatactCTTATCCATTCCCCTTCCCAtttatatctctaaaagataatgacttttaaaaatacataaacacaataccattattttacataaaagttaacaataattccttaatagcAATTATCCAGTcagtattcaaatttccccatCCATCTCCTAATTGTTTTTACAGTCGCTTTATTCAGATGATGTTGATCAGCATTTGACAGCATCtaagactaatttttttaaaccaaagttACAGTTTAATTGGCTAATCTGGCTTCATACTGTAGGATGATTTTGGAGTTAATCTGAGCTGTCAGTAGCCTAGAAAATAGCAAAAGTTGAAATTGTATGGTTTTCAGTTTAAATTCAACCCATGTCTTGGTAGGCAAAGACAAATAATCTAGGctctattttctttcccattttgaaGCCAGAGACTTGTAATTACTTGTAATTACACAGTGCATAATCCCTAAGAATTAGAAGCAGCAAAGGAAGGGAAATAGAAGCAGGAAAAAAGCTCTGTGGGAggcgccagccctgtggccaagtggttaagttggcgcacttggcttcagcggcccggggtttcaccagttcagatcctgggcacggacatagcacccctcgtcaggccatgctgagccggggtcccacatagcacaaccagaggcactcacgactagcatatacaactatgtactggggggctttgggaagaaagaaaaagaagatgattagcaacagttgttatctcaggtaccaatcttaaaaaaaaaaaaagctctgtgGGAGCTTCAGCCAAATATCTTCTTAATTGTAGCCCATATACAACCCTCAATTATTCCTGTGCTGCTGCACCCTAAGAAAACAAGGGTTAAGCATGATTAATTAGTTTtgcaattatttatataatacacAGAAAGCCATCTTTGAAACAAGCAAGGGCTAATTATAGCTTACATCTAAGAACTTTCAGATAGTTCTACTTGTTTAGAATTATCCCCTTATATGCCTGAATCAAAACAACACATTGTAAAGACTGTTGaaggagatgaagaaataaattgcCATCAATCTGTCATATGTAAGTATtttactttacaaaataaaatacaggaacAATATAGCCATTTTTCTCTGAATAGTAGAAATTTGCTGAcaataaaaaattcatatataCTCTATCATCAATCTCTTCCCTTAGTCACCTATTTTCCAAGCAaaatgggttatttttttttaacgattggccctgagctaaaacctgttgccaatcatctttttttttcttctccccaaagccccccggtacctagtcatatattctagttgtaggtccttctggctctgctgcgtgggatgccgcctcagcatggcttgatgaacagtgctaggtccacacccaggatccgaaccagtgaaccctgggccactgaagcagagtgcgtgaacttaaccactcggccacggggctggcccctgggctattttttaatattgtactGAAATGACCAAAAGGCAGGTAactgcaaagaagaaaagaagaaacaaaggccTATGGTAACCAGTGGCTGGAATAATTAGTCCTGGAAatatggagaatggattgtaTCTATCATATATAAACTTTCTCTACTATTttgcaaaataagaaaatcaatgtCAAATTGCATGGCTAAAAATTAGAACACAAGAATGTGACTGAGCTTCATACCTTTAATTTCCACACATtgatctaaataaatataaagacattcacagcaacattaaataaaattctaaagtaCCTACAGCACTAATGGCAGATATTACAGACTATCAGCAATAGAGGCAATCAATTTCTGAAAgtgatattttttcaaaaagggaATATATCACTGTTGTGTAAACAAGTCTCTTTTATAAACCTTAGTTTCACTGAAAGAATAGCAATAAAGAGTGGAATTGTCAAAAATAAAGCTTTCTATGCTGATCTCTTGAGGTTACTATAGGAAACAATAAGAACACATTATATagtcacttaaaaaattaaagtgatgGGGGGTAAGCTATTTCAGGACCCATACGCCAGTGGATCTCAGCAAACCAGTCCAGATTACCGTATTCTTTCAagccacttttcttttttcattactgTCACCATGCACTAAACTATAAAAGTCTAAAATAGAGATTTATGGTACTCTAGAGCTTTAACCCACTTTTATGTTATAGCCAGCCTCCCACAGAACACCTCCCCTATTCATTAACTAGGTGCTGGATGCTGGACTGGAGGGAGAAAAATACGTTTTGTGCGACCATGACATCCCATTAGTCCTATACATGTGCCAGattttgttgtttagtttccttttctaaaGCTCACATTTTGTTTTACACCTCTGTTGTACCACAGGTAATAAGGATCAAGTAGTATGCAAGCATATAAGGCCTCAGAAGGTCTGCCACACAAACATCCACACTGAAACACTTTTGTAAGAAGTACTCAAATAAGAGGAGAAACAAATCCAGGAGATGCTACAAGGGATATGTGGTTTAAGAATGATGGAATAGCTTGGTATTATGGCTCAAACTGTGTGCCCTCTCacacaaattcatatgttgaagtcctaacatccaggacctcagaatatgactttatttggaaataaggtcattgcagatataattagttaagatgtaGTCATACCATAGTAGAGTGGGCTCCTAATCCAATATTACTGGTGTTGTTATAAAAAGGGGAAAGTTGGACCCAGACAAGCAAATAAAGAGAATGGCATGTGAAGACTGGcattatgctgccacaagccaaggaaccacCTGAAGCTAAGGAGGGAGGCCTGGCAAAGATCCTTCCCTAATGCTTTCAGGGAGGGTCATGGCCCTatcaacaccttgatctcagacttctagccttcagaactgtgaaataataaatgtccGCTGTTCCAGCTCTGTTgtggcagtcctaggaaactaatatactagGTGAAGTTGGCTATTGCCTTAAAAACAGCTAagatcaaataataaaaaaataagagggaGTGCTAGGGAGGAAGTGTCCTTTCACACTCCATCCCTTTCACTGACTCTTCCTCACAGGAGATTAAGATTGTACAGAGTTTACTGTGTATTAGGTCACACGTCACTAGTGGGTAAGGTCACTGCCTTGAAGGGTGACTCGTGTTTGGCATGCTCTCTGGACAACCTGTGACCGGGTATGTGAGGCAGCCCTGTGGTCCTCATTCACTTTGCCAGTTGCGTAAGTGACTGGAGTCTGTTTTAAAACTCTAGtcgtctgtctttctctctctctttctctctcatttctctctctccacacatgAATATGCAGACTGGTCCCAAGATTACAATTTGAGTGGAAAGTTGGAGGCCCCCTTCTTAATTAGGAAGTCTAAGCTGCATTCACAATCTCTCTCTTAACAGCACTCTGTGTTTGGTTATTGGTTCGTGGCCAGCTATTAATGAATAAATCAGTCCTTTGtaatcagtattttctttttgatttggtTACTGAAGAGAAATGAGTGGCTTGGAAAACCCTAAACAAATCCCACCCAGGAGCTACAAGCCCCAGTCAACACCACTATAACTTCTTTTGGAGAAACTCTTTCAGGAAAGTTACTTTTTGCAAATGTGACATTTGTTATATACTCATGGTGCTCCAAACACCCTACTGAGTAATGTACATAGAATTAACATTAGTTAGACTCCGACCCCAAACAGCTTCTATTCTGTGGAAAACAGTCCACTCGAAAAAAAATTTCTACTAAAATCAGTCTGGAAGGAAAAATCACGTCTTCAAAAGTAGAGCCAATAATAGTAAAACATGCAATATTCTAAACTTGGACTATCGCTGTGGCCACACTGAATCTCTGCTAGTCAGAGATATTTTAGTTTAGGATTTTTACTCACACTCTAAGGGTAACAGCTATTGACTACTAGAAAAAATTTCACTGTACCAGCTTAAAGGGTAGTCCAAGAGAGGACTCAGggatagggttgccagatttagcaaataaaaatacagaatgcccagttaagtttgaatttaacataaacaatgaataatttttttcatatgcatatGTCAAAGAACAGTCATAGTTtacctgaaatttaaatttaattgggcctcctgtattttacctggcaaccCTACTCAGGAAGGACAAATAAGAGAATACATGTGAACACATATAATGTGATTCTACTTCCCTAACCCCAGTTGAAGCAAAAGCAAACAAGTCACCTCCCAGAAGCCCATAAATTAGTTGGCCATCAGATTTGGTTCCTTGAGAATTTTCAATAAGAGACACAGAGAATCTAGTAAGAGAACTATGTGGATGTTTGAATTAAATAACATACAGAGTTGGGCTGGGAAGGCATATTAGGTAGAAAGAATATGACAgttaaaagaaagaggagacgGAGAGAAGCATAGAAGAGAGACACTACATGGTCATTGAGAGAAAGAGCAAGCGACCTCAGTTTTGCTCGCCAATTCTAATTTCAATCACTCTGTAGCATGGCTGTACTTCATAGCCCAGACATCTGTAATATTGTCTGTTGTATTCTTATAACAAATTTCCCTTTCTTAAGGTACTTGAATGAGTTTCTGCTCCTTGCCACCACTGATCCTTGACTAAGACACGGTATGACCTCTTAAGGTTAGAACAAGAATGACAAATGACTTTCATCTCAGTGACCACTCTGATCTATTCACATAGCTGTGTAGAATGGCTGGATTGCAAATAATTATGGGATTACTTCCAAATTCTGTAATAAAGAGTGCCAAGATTGACTAGCACTGTCTGCTATGACTGTGGGACTGGGGAGTGGCAACATATGTACCATATATTTGCCATTCCTGCAGTTgaggaagaaattgaaataagCGTACGTCTTCCTCTAAAAGATGCCAAAAGTCATTGTGTAACTACATTATGGAAATAGGTACagagaaaaccccaaaatatatgtaatttcaTCACCGTATTCACAGCAGTTTGCTGAACTTTTGCCTGTTTCTATCTGTTCTTTATACTTATGcactctttaatttctttctatggGAGGTCACGAACAGAAATGAATATGAATCAATTACTTTCCTGGCAGGCTTTGTTTGGACTATGTTGATATTTAAACAGTTCAAGGAAAAATATGTCAAGGCTATGAATAACTTCTCTGTACATTTTAGATCATGAATATTGTTTATCATCTGGGCCAAGAACAAAAGTGGATTAGGGAAATTATCATGCATTTCCAAGGCAGCTGTGGTTTAAACTAAAGAAGATATTGACTTTCCccactaaataataataattaatattaactaATATTAATATGGGACTTTACAGACTGTTAAAAGGTGAAGCAGTCTCACATCCATCTATTAAACACAAAACTGCTGATATCAGGGACTCTGCACATATTACAAATAATACACCATCCAGGAAGCACCATCCCTAAAGTGGAGTGAATCAGGGCCATTATCAAGAGTCCTGTACTTTAGGGAACACTCAATTTCTGGCAGACTGAGAAATAACTGAGGGAGGCAGCCCAAAGGAGGTAAGAAAAGTAATGATCCAGTGagtgcttaaaaagaaaaactgttgcTTGACAAATATACATGCAATTGATCCATAAACTTTACTCCGCccttttgtgacttttctgttcCTTTAACCTAATTTCATTTGGATAACAGTGTGGGAATGGGGAGGGCAGTATGTTTGGTGGAGACTCATAGAGATTAGACCCAGCTAAAACTTCCAGTGGAAGCCTGAGGGTCACTGGAAAAATGCCTGCCCTTGGTAACGTAAAACAATCATTAATGAGATGCGAGTGCCCAGTAGTCACGGAATGACAGTTACCAGAGAAATAG
This window encodes:
- the C10HXorf66 gene encoding uncharacterized protein CXorf66 homolog, producing the protein MNLFIFVLLLSIWTNSCLNTNQSDGSSTTGAKHPESTETKMDNFRKHLLIITISVTIITYAFTCICFIYYYFTNDNAPKAGRVKKKGVAAKSSRSSKISFRESKTASPCSAEKQPMLPSTENLSGPSSLKKSSMLSSAEKPIRTSSPERSSMSSSAETLIRPSSRRKSSKSSSTGHIFTPPPLKKSCRTCHPEKSHKLAHAHKLVSQVGSSYPNKAVRPPFPASLQCTVRPAKPPCLSRPQNEILPPKPFGLQKVTKCPRYPNLKRSGSTGRADILSRPQLVKPFQWYKEKRLVCGTFSEPLVNDISEAKEKIAQNTPFPREVKPFSKSFHKVDSRDNAFCDSVSDSDRMTDDRDDSEREITIICNTAQ